A window of the Janthinobacterium agaricidamnosum NBRC 102515 = DSM 9628 genome harbors these coding sequences:
- the cysD gene encoding sulfate adenylyltransferase subunit CysD: protein MNTILNERHLDSLESEAIHIMREVAAESANPALLFSGGKDSVVLLRLAEKAFRPGKFPFPLVHIDTGHNFDEVITFRDKKVAQLGERLIVGSVEESIKRGTVRLRNPATDSRNAAQAVTLLETIAEHQFDACIGGARRDEEKARAKERIFSFRDEFGQWDPKAQRPELWDLYNTRVHPGENMRVFPISNWTELDVWQYIAREKLELPPIYFAHQRQVIPRNGLLVPLTDLTPARDGETVETQTVRFRTVGDISCTCPVSSDAATVEQIIAETAITQITERGATRMDDQTSEASMEKRKKAGYF, encoded by the coding sequence ATGAATACCATATTGAACGAGCGTCACCTCGATAGCCTCGAATCGGAAGCGATCCACATCATGCGCGAAGTCGCGGCCGAATCGGCCAATCCCGCGCTGCTGTTTTCGGGTGGCAAGGATTCGGTGGTCTTGCTGCGCCTGGCTGAAAAAGCCTTCCGCCCTGGCAAGTTCCCTTTCCCCCTGGTGCATATCGACACCGGCCACAACTTCGACGAAGTGATCACCTTCCGCGACAAAAAGGTGGCGCAACTGGGCGAACGCCTGATCGTCGGTTCGGTCGAGGAATCGATCAAGCGCGGCACGGTACGCCTGCGCAACCCGGCCACCGATTCGCGCAATGCGGCGCAAGCGGTAACCTTGCTGGAAACCATCGCCGAACACCAGTTCGACGCCTGCATCGGCGGCGCGCGCCGCGATGAAGAAAAAGCCCGCGCCAAGGAACGCATCTTTTCCTTCCGCGACGAATTCGGCCAATGGGATCCGAAGGCGCAGCGTCCGGAATTGTGGGACTTGTATAACACCCGCGTGCATCCGGGCGAAAACATGCGCGTATTCCCGATCTCGAACTGGACCGAGCTCGACGTGTGGCAATACATCGCCCGCGAAAAACTGGAATTGCCGCCGATTTATTTCGCCCACCAACGCCAGGTGATCCCGCGCAACGGCTTGCTGGTGCCGCTGACCGACCTGACCCCGGCCCGCGACGGCGAAACGGTGGAAACGCAAACCGTGCGCTTCCGTACAGTCGGCGATATTTCGTGCACCTGCCCGGTATCGTCGGATGCGGCGACGGTCGAGCAAATCATCGCCGAAACCGCCATCACCCAGATCACCGAACGCGGCGCGACCCGGATGGACGACCAGACCTCGGAAGCCTCGATGGAAAAACGCAAGAAAGCAGGGTATTTCTAA